The genomic stretch GTGACGGAGCGAACGGAGGAAATTAATATCATCACACACAGTAGTGATATGAAAATCGTTCCTGAAGCTCGAAATGATGTAAAAGCAGCATTGAATGGGAATGGAGAATTATCTTTACGTAAACAAGGGGATACGATTGAAGTAGAAGTGAAGCAGAAATGGTATCAATTTTTCAACTTTAATGGAGAATCAGATGTTACAGTCTACTTACCCGCAGACTTTAATCAAAACCTTAAGCTTGAAGTGGGTTCAGGAAATGTTGAATTAAAAGGAGCTAGTTCTCTCGTTTTAAATGAAGTCGATATTGAGATGAGCTCTGGAGATGTTGAACTATCTAACTTGCAAACGAAAAGCTTTAAACATGATGGATCATCAGGAAGACTGATCATTGATCAGCTCTCAACCGAAAAAGGAAACTTTGATATTAGTTCTGGTGACGTAATCCTAACGAAATATTCAGGACCTCTAAAAGGAGAAATGTCATCCGGTGAAATGAAGGTTCAAATGGAACAGTTATCTGGAGATGTATCGTTTGATTTAAGTTCAGGCGATGTGGAATTAGACCTTCCCGATGATGCGAACTTTACACTCGATTCAGAAGCAAGCAGTGGTGATATCTCTACAACTTTCACGTTAAAAGACCAAATGATAACTAACAATCAAATTTCGGGTGTCCATGGTAGTGGAGAACACCAGGTAAATGTTTCGCTTTCAAGCGGAAACGCTCGAGTGTATTAATCGAAAAGGATAGTTTTACTAACAAAATCTCTTCCATTATTGCCGGGGGAATGATTGGCAGAAGGATGCGGGAAACCAAGTAATACGGCCCTAACTAAAAAAGCTCTCCACGACGGGGAGCTTTTTAACTAGGAATGAGGTTTACTTTCAAGTAAAGGTATGCGTGATTTGTATTTCTTAATTAATGTTTGATTCCACTCATCTGATCCATCTACATTTCCACTTTTAAATACAGGAGGATGAATTCCTCGTTCAATTAACTGCTGAATGGCTTCTACTGTAATGCCGTTCATAACGGCCATCCCGAGTATTGTTGAAGTCGAACCAAATGAGATTTGGTTCTTCTCATTATGCATCGTCGCATCGCCTGATGGAACTTGATGATCAATCACCAGATCAACCATTTCAAACAAATACTTTCCTGAATGATGTCTGGAAGTTTGCCCAATTGAAGCTTTTCGAGAAGTCACTCCAATTACGTATGCTCCTCTTTCTTTGCTAAGAAGAGCTACATCGATTGGAACTGGATTACGGCCTGACGTCGATACAACAATAACGACGTCTCCTCGTTGGATATCTTGATGAGCCATAAACTCTTGGGCCAGGTCATTGGTTCTTTCTAACGCAGAAGAACGCAATCCACCCCTATGAAGCATTAGGTCTTCAATTAAAATTGGACGAATTGGAGCAAGTCCTCCTGCACGATAGAAAACTTCTTCTGCCATCATATGCGAGTGACCACAGCCAAAAACATGGACGATTTGTCCGTTTTCGATACTCGTTGCGACAGCAGAACTAGCTCGCTTTATGGCGCTTACTTCTTGTTCTTCAATGACTTGAAGTGCTTGATTAATGTGATTGAAGTATTCGCTAAACAAGCGGCATCCTCCTTTAACGTTTCAGTGTAATCATAAATTTATAACGATCTGCTCGATACGAAGACTTTACAACTTCTAGTGGTGTTTCGTCTGCAAGTTTCGTATTCCGCTGAATGAGCAGTATTGGTGCACCCTTTTGAATGTTGAGGTACTCGGCCTCTTGCTGCGTCGCTACAGACGACTCCAGCACCTGGGTAGCCTCATCGATCTTGATAGCGAGCTGATTTTCAATGTGATGATACAAGGAATGTTGAACAGTTTCTTCTGTTAGTCCTTTGACGAGGTTCGCTGAAATATACGTCTTCTCGAGAGCCATCGGAATACCATCTGCAAGTCTAATCCGTTTTATTTCGTATACTGGCGCGTGTTCTTGTATTTTTAACTGCTGCGAAATGTAAGAAGGAGCTGGTACGATTTCAAATCCAACAAGTTTACTGCTAGGCTCCATTCCACGAGATCTCATATCTTCTGTAAAACTGGTTAACCCCATCAACTGCTGCTCAATTTTTTTCTCGGCTACAAAAGTTCCAACGCCTTTTTGGCGATAAAGGTAACCGCCGTTCACAAGCTCTGTAATCGCCTGTCTTACTGTCATACGACTAATGCTAAATCGTTCAGCATATTCTCGCTCTGAGGGTAATGAATCACCTGGCTTTAATTCGCCACGTTCAATTAGCCCTTTTATCCACTCCACTAACTGATAATAAATCGGTAATGGGGATGTCTTATCGATCATCGAACAAACTCCTTTCAGCGCACACTTACGCCAGACAACGCTTCTTTATCAGCAATAATTGTAACATGAGAATGCTTGTTTAATATCGATGCAGGAAAAGACTCGTCTACCTCACCTTCCATCAATTTTTTCATCGCATCGCTTTTCGATTCACCCGATACAAGTAGTAAAATTTCTTTGCTTTTCATAATCGTTGCAATCCCCATCGTAATGGCCTGATATGGCACTTCCTTTATATCATCAAAAAATCGTGCGTTTGCTTTTCTTGTTGATTGAGCAAGTTCAACAATTTGCGTCGTTGCTTGAAAGGACGTTCCCGGCTCATTAAAGCCAATGTGACCGTTACTCCCCATGCCAAGAAGCTGTACATCTATCCCACCCGCTTCCTCAATACGCTCTTCATAGCCTTTACATTCTTCTACGAGATCATGGGCGGTTCCGCTCGGGAGGTGAACATTTATCGTAGGAATGTCGACTTTTCCAAAAAAATTGTCGTACATAAAGGCATGGTAACTATTTGGGTTTTCTGACGAAAAGCCCACATATTCATCAAGGTTGTATGTTGTCACCTTTTTATAGGACGTGCCGTTTTGTTCATGGTCCTTAATCAGTCGCTTATATGTCCCAAGTGGCGTTCCTCCAGTCGCAAGGCCGAGTACAATCGACGGGTTTGTTTGCACTTTGTCTATTAGATAATTTGCTGCAAGTTCACTCATGTGTTGGTAATCATTCGCTTGAATAATTTTCATTCTCCCTACTCCTTTCATTTGAATATGCAAGATGACCTTTACAGAAAGTCATCATGACTTCCCCGTCTTCAGATCGTACGAAAAGATCTGCCTCTTTTCCTACAGCCAGACTGCCCTTACGATCAAAAACTCCGAGTTGTTTAGCAGGGTTTTCTGAGGCCATTTTAATCGCACTTTCAAGGGAGCATTTTGTATACTCTTGAATATTAGTAAGGGCGTCTTTCATTTTTAATACACTACCCGCTAAAGTGCCGTTTTCTAATAGCGCCTTACCATCTTTCACTTCTACTTCCTGTCCACCTAAATCGTAACGACCATTTTTAAGACATTTCGCTCGCATTGCATCCGTTATTAAAATCACACCTGCATCCGTTTTTTGCTGATAAGCTAATTGAATCATCTCCGGTCGAACATGATATCCGTCTGCAATTACTTCTGTTTTTAGTTGTTCGTTTAATAATGCAGCTCCTACAACACCTGGCTCTCGATGATGTAGTCCTTTCATTCCGTTATAAAGATGCGTAATATGCGTAGCGCCACATTTTACTGCTTCCATCACTTGCTCATAAGTGGCATCAGAGTGACCAATTGATGCGATAACACCTCGATCAGTCAAATAACGAACAAGCTCCAAACCACCTTCTTTTTCAGGAGCAAGCGTCACGAGTTTAATCTTATTTTTTGCAAGCTTATTCCAACCTTCAAAAACTCGAATGTCCGGTCGCTGCATCGCGTGCAGCGGCTGCGCACCTGCTCTCTTACTATTTAAGAATGGTCCTTCTAAATGAATGCCAAGCACTTCAGCATGACCTGGCTTTTGGTTCTCCTCCACATACTCTCCTGCATTCTTCACAGCACGTTCGATTGCTTTTGCATCCTGGGTAATGGTCGTTGCTAAAAAGCTTGTTGTGCCTTCTGCAGGGAGTGCTTGAGTGATAGTATCTAGGGCTTCCGTCGTGGCATCCATCGTATCCGCTCCATTCACCCCGTGAATATGAACGTCAATCATACCTGGAAGCAAAGATACTTTCTCATGAAACGTATATACTTTTTCACCATCACTTTTATGACGTTGCTTTGCCGGCCCAATTTCAGTAATGATGCCATTCTCAACTTTAATGTAACCATTCTCAATCGTTTCTCGTTCGCTAAACACTGTTATCTGATCGATAACGAATCTTGTCTCAGCCAAACCAAACACTCCTCGCAGTTCTGTTATCTGTTAAATGAATACTAACACCATTAAGTACAGTTGTCTATACCAGTAATCGACTTGATGTTAGATCGGACGACACAATTGGTATAGACAACTATATTTAGTGCTGTTATGATGAACAGGATAATAAAACGTTTTCAAATTTTGAAAGGGGTTGAACGTTTATGCTCGGAGCTCTACAACGCATCGGTAAGTCATTGATGCTTCCAATTGCCGTACTTCCGGCTGCAGCCTTGTTACTAAGGCTTGGACATCCTGATTTTTTCGACTTACCCTTCGTAGCAGCAGCAGGAAAAGCGATATTTGATAATCTTGCTCTTATCTTTGCAATTGGGGTTGCAATCGGGTTTTCAAAAGATAGTAACGGTGCTGCTGGTTTAGCCGGTGCTATCGGTTATCTAGTCCTTACACAAGGAACACTTGCGATTGATGAAAACATTAATATGGCTATTCTAGGAGGGATTCTCTCAGGTGTAGTAGCAGGATTACTTTATAACCGATTCCATGATATTAAACTACCAACTTGGCTTGGATTTTTTGGTGGAAGGCGTTTTGTGCCAATTGTAACAGCTACTGCTATGATTTTGTTAGCTGGTATTTTTGGTTTTGTATGGCCACCTATCCAAGATGCAATCAACGCTCTTGGAGAATGGATTATTGGTGCAGGAGCTTTAGGTGTCGGTGTATTTGGGTTCTTAAACAGACTTCTTATTCCATTTGGCTTACATCACGTGTTAAATAGCTTTCTATGGTTCGTTTTCGGTGAGTATAACGGCGCAACAGGGGATCTAAATCGATTTTTTGCCGAGGATCCTTCAGCCGGAATTTTCATGGCTGGCTTCTTCCCGATCATGATGTTCGGGCTACCTGCAGCGTGTTTTGCGATGATTGCTGCGGCTAAAAAAGACAGAAGAGCTGAAGTAAGCGGAATGTTAATCGGTATTGCCTTTGCATCATTCTTAACAGGGATTACGGAACCGATTGAATTCGCCTTTATGTTCTTATCACCTTTATTATATGGTATTCACGCTCTTTTAACAGCTAGCTCAATGGTTCTCGCTTACGTTCTGGACATCCACCATGGATTTGGCTTCTCTGCCGGTGCCATTGACTTTTTCCTTAATTATGGACTAGCACAGAAAGCAGGATTATTACTTGTTATTGGTTTGATTTACGGAGTCATATATTTTGTGGTCTTCTACTTCTTAATAAAAAAATTAAATTTAAAAACACCTGGTCGAGAGGACGAAGATATGACCATAGAAGCGACTTCTCCTACTGAAGGTGACAAATACGATGTGATGGCTGGACATTTTATTCGCAGCATTGGCGGCATTAATAACATTTCATCCATTGATAACTGTACAACAAGACTACGTTTACAAATGAATGATATGTCAAAAGTAGACGAAGCAGAATTAAAGCGTTATGGGGCTCGAGGCGTCGTCAAAGTGAATAATCGCAACCTACAAATTATTGTCGGAACAGATGTTGAATTTGTGGCGGATGCAATGCGAGGCACCCGCTCTAATCCATCTAAAGCGACTACTAACGCTGGAACATTAACAAAAACAATAGCAGATGAAGCGTTTATAATGCCAGTTAAAGGAAAGATCATTCCATTGAACGAAGTGCCGGATGAAGTCTTTTCTACCGGAATGATGGGGGACGGTTTCGCTATTCTTCCTGAAGACGGCCATTTTGTATCGCCTGTTGACGGCGAAGTCTTAAGCGTCTTCCCTACAAAGCATGCAGTCGGTATCAAATCTGAAAGTGGAGTCGAAATATTGATACATGTCGGCATCGATACGGTCAATTTAAAAGGCGAAGGGTTTACGACTCATGTAAAAGAAGGAGATACAGTCAAGAGAGGGGATAATCTAATGACTGTTGATTTAAGTAGCGTGAGACGCGCTGTACCATCTCTTGCCAGTCCAGTCATTTTCACAAACTTACAAACGTTAAAAATTAAAAAGACAGGAAACATTCCTCAAGGCGATAGCGGAATCATCTCCATTGATTAATCGCTCGAAAATGAAGAAAGGCAGCGGAAATTCCGCTGCCTTTCATTTTATTTATTCATTTTATCAAGAAATCCGCCGAGCAAATCATCTACGCTCTCTTCTTCCTCTTCTTCAACCGCTGAGCTTTGCTCTTGTTTTGCCTGATCCCAATCAAAATTCATTAGATCATCATCAGACATCTGTGGTAAAGCCTCAACAGGTTCTGATACTTCTCTCTGGACTGCTCTTTCTTCCTGCAAATAAAGTGCCTGATCAATATCAATCGAGTTACTGTTAAATGATGCAAGAAGAGATGCAGCGCGTACAGGATCTGATAAAATTTGGTAAACGATGTTTCCAAGAAGCGCTTCAGAATGCTCATGTTTTAACCAATCCCTTTGGGCTTTGCTTAATCCCTTTGGCAAAGGTACAGTAATCGCATCATTATCGCGTCTGATCGTTTGCGTGACACCATCTAAAACATACTCCGCAATGCGGCTTGAGAAGTTCCGTTTTTCTTCCTCTTTTAACTTCTGCAGCTGCTTTAGAATATGATCAGGTGTATCAGAAGGAAGGCGAAAAGTAATCGCCTGTCCTCTCTGTAACCCCGTCATCCCCGCCTTTTTCATCAAATCACCCTACTAGTTTTTGACCTTGTTCTTTTCTTCTTTCTTATCCTGGTGCTGAGGTTTGCTATTTTTACGAGTGAAGTCAGAGATGAGCTTGTAGTAAGCATTCGACATCATCCAGATGCTTTCTTTTTCATCTTCAAAGAAGTCAATGTTGTACCCATCAAGGTTATTGTTCAACGTTTTTAGGTAATCTTTCAATACAATGGAACCACCGCCAACGAAATAGCAGATTTCAGATTGAGAGTTCTTCTGCCATACGTTACGAAGGTGACGATATTGTTTCTTCGCAAGCTCCAAGAGAATACGATCTGTAATATCATGAACACTTGTACGACTTCCGCGGACCATAATGTGATTACGATCGTTTTTCTTCGTAATAATATCTACAACATCACGACGGCTATCGAGTTCTACTCCGTGCTTCGAGCGAATTTCTTCACGAATGGCTTCAAGCGACTCAGCGACGCCAAGGTTAAAGCCCTGTGCCTTATCATCGTCAACATTACGGTTTTTAATAACCGCGATATCGGTAGATAGACCACCAATGTCTTGAATTAAAATTCGCTTGTCGATCAAATCTTTATTAATGATATTTAAGTCGCTATCCATAACAAGGTTAATGTAAGCTGCAAATCCTTCAGGATAAACTTTCACTTCATCAAATTTAATATTTACTTTCTTTCCTTGATATTTCGGTGTTACAAGAAACTCTACCTGGTGCACAGATCCAAGAAGTCTTGAACGATAACCAACATCTTTTCCTTCTTTTACTTCACGAAGCGGAAGACCTGTACCAAGTGTGTAATTGGCATCAATCACGCCGTTTTGGTTTTTGAAATTCGCTGAGTTTTTTGGATCAACTGCATCTAAAGCTAGAGAAGCAAACAGCATGACTAGTGTTTGGTCTTCTTCTGACTTTGCACTTCCAGGATCTAATTCAGTCGGGTTGTCACTCTTTGTTGCTAGATTACCAACTCGGTAGATCGCATTGTTATCCTTCAAAGCAGGAGAGTGAACGCGAATGTGAATACCGTCAAGCGGATCTTTCGTATCCAATTCTTCAATTCCAATAACCGGACGATCTTCTATATCTCTTGCAATCACATTTGGTATGTATAGGTCAGATTCGATTTTTCCATAGATTCCTTTTAGTGAGTCGTTACCTACATCGACTGCTGCAATTCTTGAATTACTCATAAAAATAACCCATCCTTTCATATTTAAAATCTAGTATTTCTACTATTACTTTAAAATTTATAGAATTTTTCAACCGAAGTCAATGAGCCATTCTATCTAGTTTACAATTATGTTTACTTGTATACAAAACAGTGTACAAGTAAACATAATTTGTACACATGTACACTGTTTTGTACGCATGTTGATATAAAGGCATGTGTACGCTTTTGTATACTTGTGTACATAAAAAGTTTACAAGTTTACAAAAATGTATTCTTGTAAACAAAACTTGTATACATGCGTTTTTCTATTCAAATTTTGTTTGAGCTACTTCCTTACATTCTTACTCTTCCTCTCTTGAAAAAAAGATTAAAAGGAGTGACCTATTAGAATAGAGAAAGAGTTAACTAGTTTATTAATTTGAAATCTATTGATAAGAAAAAGACTACACGAGAGGTAGTCTTTTTAAGAAGCTTATATAAAAGGAGTTTCATGAAAAAAACGACTCCTGCCCAAAACCATATTTTCAAACCTAACGTCACAATGCCTGTTACACTGCTATAGCAAATCCTTTCTTAACCGGGTTTTTCTTGCCGATCACCCAAAAAATGATGGCCAGAATAGCCAAAGTATAAGGAATTAGAGGGATTTAAAAGAGGACAAGGCCAAAAATGCACAATACCATTGAGGATAAAGATAAAGCTAGACCATTACTGCTACTCTCTGGTTGAGGTGCTGTATTTACGTTACCTTCCATATTGAACCTGTTTTTTTATAATTGAATGTATATGAATCATGAGCATTTTATTACAAAAAAGAAGCATGTAGCAGTTTCTTTCTGCCACACGCTCACATTTTTTCCTATATCTTAGCAGTGATCAGCTATAAACAGGCTCGCCTTCATTAAGGCCAAGGGTCTGTGCAATTAAGTGGTTAATTTCCTTGAATAGCTCTGGATTGTCTTCTAAAGCATATCCATGTGATGGGATCATTTCTTTAATTTTAGGCTCCCATTCTTGTTGGTATTCAGGGAAACATCTTTCAAAAACCTCTAACATGACATGTACAGCAGTGGATGCACCTGGTGAAGCACCAAGCAACGCTGCAATTGAGCCATCTGAAGCTGTAACCACCTCTGTACCGAATTGAAGCGTTCCTTTGCCCTGTTCTTCCGTATCCTTAATAACTTGTACACGCTGTCCAGCTACAACAATATCCCAGTCTTCCTTTTGGGCTGTCGGAATAAATTCACGCAATTCTTCTATGCGCTTATCCTCGGACAACATTACTTGTTGGACAAGGTATTTCGTTAACCCCATTTCCTTAACGCCAGCAGCCATCATCGTTAATACATTATTAGGCTTTACAGAACTAATTAAATCCATATTTGAACCAGTTTTAAGAAATTTAGGTGAAAACCCTGCAAATGGACCAAATAATAAGCTCTTTTTATTATCAATGAACCTTGTATCAAGATGAGGAACAGACATTGGAGGCGCTCCCACTTTCGCTTTGCCATAAACCTTACCATGATGTTTTTCAATCACTTCAGGATTATTGCAGACCATGAACAGTCCACTTACTGGAAAGCCGCCAATTTGTTTTGATTCGGGTATACCAGTTTTTTGGAGCAATGGAAGGCTACCGCCCCCTCCTCCAATAAAGACAAAGTCTGCGGTATGGAATTCTAAATTATCGTTAGCCATATCTTTTACTTTTACTTCCCACTGGCCTTCTTTCGTACGTTTAATATCCTCTACGCTACTCTTATAGTGAATGTCTACATTCTCGCGTTCTAAGTGCTCAAACATAAGACGGGTTAATGCCCCAAAATTCACATCTGTACCAGAATCGATTTTTGTCGCAGCCATCGGTTCATCCGACGGACGGCCTTCCATAATAAGTGGAATCCATTCCTTAAGTTTTTCAGGGTCCTCAGAAAGTTCCATGCCCTGAAACAGAGGGTTTCCTGACAACGCTTCCAAACGCTTTTTCAAAAACTTCACGTTATCTTCTCCAAAAACCAAACTCATATGGGGTAATGGTCTAATGAATTGTTGTGGATTGTGGATTAAGCCTTTGTTAACGAAATAAGACCAGAACTGTTTAGAGAGCTGGAACTGCTCGTTAATCTTGACAGCCTTGCTAATATCAATTGATCCGTCCGCTTTTTCAGACGTATAGTTTAGTTCGCATAGAGCAGAATGACCTGTCCCTGCATTATTCCATTCGTTCGAGCTTTCTTCTCCTGCACTTCCAAGTTTCTCAAAGACTTTAACATTCCATTCAGGTGCTAATTCTTTTAATAAAGATCCCAAAGTTGCACTCATGACTCCAGCACCAATTAAGATAATATCTTTTGTTTGATTCTTGCTCATGATACCCTTCCTTGTCTCATTTATTTGTAATAAAAAGAATAGGCGCTCATGCTCAGATGTCATAAAAAGCAAGGCGACACTTAGGTACACAACATGTTCTATCCTAATTATACCTTATCATAGACAATTGTTATAATTGTAGAAAAAATAACAGATAATCTGATGCATTCTTACTAATTTTTACACATGATTAACTAGTAAAATGGTGAAAATAAAGATGGATAAGAAACCAAAGTAGAAATCAGACCAGTTAAATAGGATATTTTAGTATGCTTCCCCATCCACCTAGTGTATAGACACTTTTGTTTCGATATGAGGCTCTGTTAACCTAAATCAACTCGTTCTCTTGCACTTTTCGTATAATACTATTAAAGTATATATCGGTTGAAACCGAGTCTAACTTGCGATAGATCAGACGGAAACTTTTTTACTTTTTAATTTTGGGAATTGTTTTTCCCTTAAGGAAAGGGTTTAGATATACAATGAAAGAGAATTTTTGGAAAGAGTTGCCACGACCGTTTTTTGTTCTGGCTCCAATGGAAGCTGTGACAGATGTCGTTTTTAGACATGTCGTGAGCGAAGCTGCAAGACCTGACGTATTTTTTACAGAGTTTACAAATTCGGAAAGCTACTGCCATCCGAGAGGAAAAGACAGCTTACGAGGAAGACTGACGTTTACGGAAGATGAACAACCAATCGTCGCCCATATATGGGGAGACAAGCCCGAATACTTCCGCGAAATGAGTATCGGAATGGCTGAAATGGGGTATCGTGGAGTCGATATTAATATGGGATGTCCTGCACCTAATGTTGCACCAAAAGGAAAAGGATGCGGACTGATTCGTCGTCCTGATGTTGCAGCAGAAATCATCCAGGCAGCAAAAGCAGGAGGGCTACCCGTGAGCGTAAAGACTCGTCTCGGTTACACAGAAGTGGAAGAATGGCGCCACTGGCTGAGGCACCTTCTGGAACAGGATATTGTGAATCTCTCCATTCACCTCCGTACGAAGAAAGAAATGAGCGATGTTGATGCTCACTGGGAGCTCATTCCAGAGATCAAGAAACTTCGTGATGAAGTTGCCCCTGATACGCTGCTGACGATCAACGGAGATATTCCAGATCGTCAGAAGGGACTTGAACTTGTAGAGAAATATGGAGTAGATGGAGTTATGATCGGACGAGGAATCTTCCATAACCCGTTTGCTTTTGAAAAAGAGAAAAAAGAGCATACGAGTGAGGAATTGCTTGATCTGCTGAGACTTCAGCTCGACCTTCATGATAAATATGATAAAGAACTCGAGCCACGCATCTACAAAGCGCTTCCCCGCTTCTTTAAAATTTACGTTCGCGGCTTTCGCGGAGCAAGTGAATTGAGAAATCAACTGATGAATACAAAATCTACTGATGAAGCACGTGCTCTTCTCGATGAGTTTATAGAGAACAATGGTTTAAAGGGCCAGAATGGTTTTACGGTTTCTTAAGTTAAATTGGTTCGTAAAAAATTAGGTTCTTTAAAAGAGAGAAAGGCCAATCGCGCTTTTCTCTCTTTTTTTATCGTTATTTAAGCAAAAAAAGCATTGGTAAACAATTAAGCTTCCAAAGCCTTCATTATTTTGCCCCCTGGCGCTTCAGTAAAAGCTCCCTTAGTAGTTGTATAGAACGACTAGGGTAAGGACAAAGCCCCCTTCTTCTCTCAAGTATAATAACACCTTAAAAATAAGCGAGAAAAAGGACTGGGATCATAAAGAATATGATCCCAGTCCTCTAAAATATCTCTAACTAGTAGTTTTCTAGTCTATTTTCTTCATATTT from Bacillus sp. Cs-700 encodes the following:
- a CDS encoding tRNA-dihydrouridine synthase, whose translation is MKENFWKELPRPFFVLAPMEAVTDVVFRHVVSEAARPDVFFTEFTNSESYCHPRGKDSLRGRLTFTEDEQPIVAHIWGDKPEYFREMSIGMAEMGYRGVDINMGCPAPNVAPKGKGCGLIRRPDVAAEIIQAAKAGGLPVSVKTRLGYTEVEEWRHWLRHLLEQDIVNLSIHLRTKKEMSDVDAHWELIPEIKKLRDEVAPDTLLTINGDIPDRQKGLELVEKYGVDGVMIGRGIFHNPFAFEKEKKEHTSEELLDLLRLQLDLHDKYDKELEPRIYKALPRFFKIYVRGFRGASELRNQLMNTKSTDEARALLDEFIENNGLKGQNGFTVS